In Rhizobium sp. ZPR4, a genomic segment contains:
- a CDS encoding ABC transporter permease, whose protein sequence is MRVRPTGPIVPSSNIQGNALIVVIAIMAFLACLTLGAVSMVRSTAASWESQISREITIQIKPDDNLDMEKALTSARDIALSFVGTKSGQIVDEAATARLLEPWLGAGLDIKELPVPRLVIITIDETHPPDFEAMRSLLKAQIPQATLDDHRTWVDRLVSMAHTTVLIGTGVLLLVFTAMVLTVVFATRGALSGNRHIVEVLHFVGAESTFVANEFQKHFLKISLKGSGAGSALAALFFATAGILQSHTIATPQTDQATALFGTFSVGALGYVGILATMIIIALLTTLTARFTVMRTIYEIDLIRSDPGRTDSVQN, encoded by the coding sequence ATGCGCGTTCGCCCGACCGGGCCGATCGTGCCGTCCTCGAACATTCAGGGCAATGCGCTCATCGTCGTCATCGCCATCATGGCCTTCCTCGCCTGCCTGACGCTCGGCGCAGTCAGCATGGTGCGCTCGACGGCAGCAAGCTGGGAGAGCCAGATTTCCCGCGAGATCACCATCCAGATCAAGCCGGACGACAATCTCGACATGGAAAAGGCGCTGACGAGCGCCCGCGATATCGCGCTCAGCTTCGTCGGTACCAAATCGGGCCAGATCGTTGATGAGGCAGCGACAGCTCGCCTTCTCGAGCCCTGGCTCGGCGCCGGCCTCGATATCAAGGAACTGCCCGTCCCGCGCCTCGTCATCATCACCATCGACGAGACGCATCCGCCTGACTTCGAAGCGATGCGCAGCTTGCTCAAGGCGCAGATCCCGCAAGCGACGCTGGACGACCATCGCACCTGGGTCGACCGGCTCGTGTCGATGGCGCACACCACCGTTCTCATCGGCACCGGCGTCCTGCTGCTTGTCTTCACCGCCATGGTTCTGACCGTGGTCTTCGCCACGCGCGGCGCATTGTCAGGCAATCGCCATATCGTCGAGGTGCTGCATTTCGTCGGCGCCGAAAGCACCTTCGTGGCCAATGAATTCCAGAAGCATTTCCTGAAGATCAGCCTCAAAGGGTCGGGAGCTGGAAGCGCGCTCGCCGCGCTGTTCTTCGCGACAGCCGGCATCCTGCAGAGCCATACGATAGCCACGCCGCAGACCGATCAGGCGACGGCACTGTTCGGGACCTTCTCCGTCGGCGCGCTCGGCTATGTCGGCATTCTCGCCACCATGATCATCATCGCGCTGCTGACGACACTGACGGCACGCTTCACCGTCATGCGCACGATCTACGAGATCGATCTGATCCGTTCCGATCCCGGGCGGACGGATAGCGTACAGAATTGA
- a CDS encoding YdcF family protein, which yields MDLTTRKTVSSQPLREHSRGDRPVRRSLFRRLLRWGGFAFIFLVAIIFGGFLHFADSITTLKPPLEPKADAIVVLTGGYQRIDQAVELLRTGAGNRLLISGAHPTTTPTQIRKLTQSSASLFSCCVDIGYDALDTIGNAREAAKWIHARGYKSVLVVTNNYHMPRSLAELKYVDPSTDFIPYPVVNSDLKTKNWFTDPNALRTMISEYAKVLLAGARNLTGLGRPIGLRSRQPVDDDD from the coding sequence ATGGATCTGACGACTCGCAAGACCGTGAGTTCGCAGCCGTTGCGGGAGCACTCCCGCGGCGACAGACCCGTGCGCCGCAGCCTGTTCCGGCGTCTTTTGCGCTGGGGCGGCTTCGCCTTCATTTTTTTGGTCGCCATCATTTTCGGCGGCTTCCTGCATTTCGCCGATTCGATTACCACCTTGAAGCCGCCGCTGGAACCCAAGGCCGATGCCATCGTCGTGCTCACGGGCGGTTATCAGCGGATCGACCAGGCGGTGGAGCTGCTGCGCACCGGTGCCGGCAACCGCCTGCTGATATCGGGCGCACATCCGACCACCACGCCGACGCAGATCCGCAAACTGACGCAGAGTTCCGCCAGCCTGTTCAGCTGCTGTGTCGACATCGGCTACGACGCGCTCGATACGATCGGCAATGCCCGCGAGGCAGCAAAATGGATTCACGCCAGGGGTTATAAGAGCGTTCTCGTGGTGACGAACAACTACCATATGCCCCGCAGCCTCGCTGAACTGAAATATGTCGATCCCTCGACCGATTTCATTCCCTATCCGGTCGTCAACTCCGACCTGAAGACCAAGAACTGGTTCACGGACCCGAACGCGCTGCGGACAATGATCTCGGAATACGCCAAGGTCCTCCTTGCCGGCGCCCGCAACCTGACCGGCCTCGGGCGGCCGATAGGCCTGCGTTCCCGACAGCCGGTCGATGACGACGACTGA